One Porphyromonas pogonae genomic region harbors:
- a CDS encoding TonB-dependent receptor: protein MRKNIKSLLIAFPIISFLSQEVYAQAYRTDKDSVKIYHLEEITISSTRAGVKTPISFTNIDKSKIKKVNYGQDIPYILGTTPSVVSTSDGGIGIGYTGFRVRGTDASRINITTNGIPLNDSESQAVFWVNMPDFINSVQDLQVQRGVGTSSNGAGAFGASINMKTEGIKSKPYAEVGVSGGSYGVFRRSVKAGTGIINDHWSLDTRFSKLNSDGFVDRSGVKLKSYFIQGAYSADNSVLKLITFGGNEVTGIAWNGISPEDIKSYGRRYNTAGLISKEDQTDPKNFKYYRNTDNYDQRHYQAIFSHVLTPALNLNINGHYTRGKGYTDEYRTNRKFKKYGLVSYKIGDKDIQKSDLIRRKYLDNHFYGGNASLVWSPERLNLTLGLSANQYKGDHFGEIKWIKNYNKALDPNHRYYEGDGRKTDFLGFLKLNYELLQGLNIYADLQMRHINYHIDGTIDHYDENTKDLQVMHLKRNFNFFNPKAGLFYQFNSNHQGYASVAVAHREPSRNNYTESGADAYPEAERLIDYELGYKYVDNNIRLGANLYYMSYKDQLLLNGRLSDVGEMLTVNVPKSSRMGLELSSNWKIASWLQWDVAFTLSSNQIKDYKVFYSVYDAQYNWLRLEEKNLKNAKIAFSPEVIASTGFTANWKNFEIALTGQYVGKQYLDNTENDARKLPSYFVSNLRLGYDFRAFKLANCNLGLQVNNLFNKDYSSNGYVYDNGFVQKGQSLEEYSDIRLFPQAGTHVLGSLTITF, encoded by the coding sequence ATGAGAAAAAATATAAAATCACTTCTTATTGCATTTCCGATAATATCCTTTTTATCGCAAGAGGTTTATGCACAAGCATATCGTACCGATAAGGACTCCGTAAAGATTTATCATCTTGAAGAGATTACCATAAGTAGTACTCGTGCCGGTGTAAAAACCCCTATTTCTTTTACCAATATAGATAAATCTAAAATAAAGAAAGTCAATTACGGACAAGATATCCCTTATATTCTCGGTACAACACCTTCTGTTGTTTCTACGAGTGATGGGGGTATAGGTATTGGTTATACCGGTTTTAGAGTTCGTGGTACTGATGCTTCACGCATTAATATCACTACTAATGGTATTCCCTTGAATGACTCAGAGTCACAAGCTGTATTTTGGGTAAATATGCCGGATTTTATCAATTCAGTACAAGATCTTCAAGTACAAAGAGGGGTAGGAACGTCCTCGAATGGTGCAGGAGCCTTTGGGGCAAGCATCAATATGAAAACGGAAGGTATCAAGTCAAAACCATATGCAGAGGTAGGTGTAAGTGGTGGTTCCTATGGAGTATTTAGGCGTAGTGTAAAAGCCGGTACAGGGATCATCAATGACCACTGGTCATTGGATACACGTTTTTCAAAGTTAAATTCCGATGGCTTCGTGGATCGTTCTGGCGTAAAGCTCAAATCATACTTTATTCAAGGAGCTTACTCTGCGGATAATTCGGTGCTAAAACTGATTACATTCGGTGGAAATGAAGTTACGGGAATTGCATGGAACGGCATTTCTCCTGAAGATATCAAGAGTTATGGACGAAGATACAATACTGCAGGGTTAATTTCCAAGGAAGATCAAACAGATCCTAAAAACTTCAAATATTATAGAAATACTGATAATTATGATCAACGTCATTATCAAGCCATTTTTTCTCATGTGCTGACACCTGCTCTTAATCTGAACATCAATGGGCATTACACCAGAGGCAAAGGCTATACAGATGAGTACCGCACGAATAGGAAGTTCAAAAAATATGGTTTAGTAAGTTATAAAATCGGAGATAAAGATATTCAGAAGTCCGATCTTATTCGTCGCAAATATCTTGACAATCACTTTTATGGAGGTAATGCTTCTTTAGTCTGGTCTCCCGAAAGATTGAATCTTACGTTGGGATTGAGTGCTAACCAGTATAAAGGAGATCACTTTGGCGAAATCAAATGGATCAAAAATTATAACAAAGCCCTTGATCCAAACCATAGATACTATGAAGGAGATGGTCGAAAAACGGATTTTTTGGGATTTTTGAAGTTAAATTATGAATTGCTTCAGGGACTTAATATATATGCTGATTTGCAAATGCGTCATATCAATTATCATATTGACGGAACTATAGATCATTATGATGAAAATACAAAGGATTTGCAGGTGATGCATCTCAAGCGCAATTTCAACTTTTTCAATCCTAAAGCCGGCTTGTTTTATCAATTCAATAGTAATCATCAGGGATATGCCTCTGTAGCTGTCGCTCATAGAGAACCCAGCCGTAACAATTACACAGAATCGGGAGCTGATGCTTACCCCGAAGCCGAAAGACTTATAGACTATGAATTAGGATATAAATATGTTGATAATAATATCAGGCTTGGAGCAAACCTTTACTATATGAGTTATAAAGATCAGTTGCTGTTGAACGGTAGGTTAAGTGATGTGGGTGAAATGTTGACGGTAAATGTTCCTAAGAGTTCACGTATGGGACTTGAGCTTTCGTCCAACTGGAAAATTGCGTCGTGGTTGCAATGGGATGTTGCATTTACCCTAAGTAGTAATCAGATCAAAGATTACAAGGTATTTTACAGTGTATATGATGCACAATATAATTGGTTGAGACTCGAAGAGAAAAATCTCAAAAATGCTAAAATTGCTTTTTCTCCCGAAGTTATTGCTTCTACAGGCTTCACCGCTAATTGGAAAAATTTTGAAATTGCTCTAACAGGTCAGTATGTAGGTAAGCAATATCTTGATAATACAGAAAATGATGCTCGCAAACTCCCGTCGTATTTTGTAAGCAATCTTAGGTTAGGATATGATTTTAGAGCATTTAAACTTGCAAACTGTAATCTTGGGCTTCAGGTAAATAATCTTTTCAATAAAGACTACTCATCCAATGGTTATGTTTATGATAATGGTTTTGTACAAAAAGGTCAAAGCCTAGAAGAATACAGTGATATCCGATTGTTCCCACAAGCCGGAACGCATGTCTTAGGATCACTGACAATTACATTCTAA
- a CDS encoding CPBP family intramembrane glutamic endopeptidase, with translation MEQHIEVKWKSLVVLLVLSFTGSLVLFVVSTMFLGLLDIYDIFAFNTFLVIGAPAIGWCSLYNRKQIHPLKFNRLPPKFNFSKPWIVVLCIFILLLGASALLASFSQYLLDFLPDVLKNKVLEWEGDQDTLIQSIIDEQGIVSQIKKIVTMALFPAVFEEMYFRGALLPITINITGGRRNTSIWIVAIIFSAVHFSITGFLSRLALGVGFGYLYSYGRGLKLPILAHFINNMLAIYTM, from the coding sequence ATGGAACAACATATAGAAGTCAAGTGGAAAAGTTTGGTGGTATTGCTTGTGCTTTCTTTTACGGGCTCATTAGTCTTATTTGTGGTATCAACAATGTTTTTGGGGCTGTTGGATATATATGACATTTTTGCATTCAATACCTTTTTAGTGATAGGGGCGCCTGCCATAGGGTGGTGTTCATTATATAATAGAAAACAAATCCATCCACTCAAATTTAATCGCCTTCCACCCAAATTCAACTTTTCCAAACCCTGGATTGTTGTGTTGTGTATCTTTATACTTTTATTGGGGGCGAGTGCATTATTGGCTTCCTTCTCTCAATATTTATTAGATTTTTTACCAGATGTTTTAAAAAATAAAGTTTTAGAATGGGAGGGTGATCAGGATACCCTGATTCAATCTATTATTGATGAACAGGGGATTGTGTCACAAATCAAAAAGATTGTTACAATGGCTCTCTTTCCGGCTGTTTTTGAGGAGATGTATTTCAGAGGAGCTTTACTGCCCATTACTATAAATATTACCGGAGGACGTAGGAATACCTCAATATGGATTGTCGCTATCATATTTAGCGCTGTCCATTTTTCTATAACGGGGTTTCTATCTCGTCTCGCTTTAGGTGTAGGCTTTGGTTATTTATATTCATACGGTAGAGGCCTCAAGTTGCCTATACTCGCTCATTTTATAAATAATATGCTTGCTATATATACCATGTAA
- a CDS encoding glycosyltransferase family 2 protein, whose amino-acid sequence MDVSHHPLISIIVPLYNMEKYFFQCIDSIKSQTYKDFEVIIVDDGSTDKSGEIADQWAFEDKRVKVIHQSNKGLADVRNVGISMSKGEYIMFIDSDDWVKSDYVEKLYNAAKQYIADIVIGNYIFTWDKPYKEKYSKIDEHPVEYNKTQAIKELLYNKKIKSYMWGSIYKSELFRDVIFPIGRVYEDYARVFNVFDKAERVVVIPDHLYFYRQVNTSIVNLKKYKSDVDYMLALIDRVEFSQKCDSLTRTEKIRFKIKSEKRLLLRYSRLLKDYSADQLNSDNLKFFDKKLRTFFGLHKFTRSRISLYLFMSYIKHIRFL is encoded by the coding sequence ATGGACGTAAGTCATCATCCTTTAATTTCTATTATTGTTCCTTTATATAATATGGAGAAATATTTTTTTCAATGTATAGACTCCATTAAAAGCCAAACATATAAAGATTTTGAAGTTATTATTGTGGATGATGGATCAACAGATAAGAGTGGAGAGATTGCTGATCAATGGGCTTTTGAAGACAAGCGCGTAAAAGTGATTCATCAGTCTAATAAGGGGCTTGCGGACGTTCGTAATGTGGGCATATCTATGTCCAAAGGCGAATATATTATGTTTATAGACTCTGATGACTGGGTAAAATCTGATTATGTAGAAAAACTATACAATGCAGCCAAACAATATATTGCTGATATCGTAATAGGAAATTATATATTTACATGGGACAAACCTTACAAAGAGAAATATTCCAAGATTGATGAGCATCCTGTAGAATATAATAAAACACAAGCTATCAAAGAACTACTTTATAACAAAAAAATAAAAAGTTATATGTGGGGAAGTATATACAAATCAGAACTTTTTAGAGATGTCATATTTCCTATAGGACGTGTTTATGAGGATTATGCTCGGGTATTTAATGTGTTTGATAAGGCAGAGAGGGTAGTGGTAATTCCTGATCATTTATATTTTTATAGGCAAGTTAATACCAGCATTGTCAATCTAAAAAAATATAAATCTGATGTCGATTATATGTTAGCATTAATTGATAGGGTGGAATTTAGTCAAAAATGTGACTCGCTAACAAGGACGGAAAAAATCAGATTTAAAATTAAGAGTGAAAAAAGACTTCTACTACGATACTCCCGATTGTTAAAGGATTATTCGGCTGATCAGTTAAATTCAGATAATTTAAAATTCTTTGATAAGAAACTTCGCACCTTTTTTGGATTACACAAGTTCACTCGATCAAGAATTTCCCTTTATCTTTTCATGAGTTACATCAAACACATCCGTTTTTTATGA
- a CDS encoding glycosyltransferase family 2 protein — translation MDFTSKPLISIVVPAYNVEKYLDQCLQSIVDQTYTNLEIIVINDGSTDNTPAIADQWKDKDNRIRVIHQENAGIAEVRNKGLTLSKGEYVGFVDSDDWIDINMYEKLFRPFELDSECDIAICNFYSEGWTKDLSKRHLNRFGRISKNNALNYVIYGKIIELYVWNKLYRKSILEKFGFINKRNFEDIISVPKFFSVARNIYIIKDKLYHYRYCETSIVNTKHAKNEYDYITALIDLYNFVIQQNDFPDYQKALFFTKVCKRVMRSYYRHSDLFELEINQQYDNKIKRLLSELLNVKEYNHSSFKYYERILNLKFVYVKLFHGKIRLKTFTY, via the coding sequence ATGGATTTTACATCAAAGCCTTTGATCTCCATTGTAGTGCCGGCTTATAATGTGGAAAAATATCTAGATCAGTGTTTACAGTCTATCGTTGACCAAACCTACACAAATTTAGAAATAATTGTTATTAATGATGGGTCTACTGATAATACTCCGGCTATTGCAGATCAATGGAAAGATAAAGATAATCGCATAAGGGTAATTCATCAAGAAAATGCCGGTATTGCAGAAGTAAGGAATAAAGGTCTAACTCTTTCAAAAGGCGAATATGTCGGCTTTGTAGATAGTGATGATTGGATCGATATTAATATGTACGAAAAACTTTTTCGCCCTTTTGAATTAGACTCTGAATGTGATATTGCGATTTGTAATTTTTATTCAGAAGGCTGGACAAAAGATCTGTCAAAAAGACATTTGAATCGGTTTGGAAGAATATCTAAGAATAATGCTTTAAACTATGTGATCTATGGTAAGATCATTGAGTTATATGTTTGGAATAAATTATATCGAAAAAGTATTTTAGAGAAGTTTGGCTTTATTAATAAACGGAATTTTGAAGATATTATAAGTGTCCCAAAATTTTTCTCTGTAGCACGTAATATTTATATAATTAAAGACAAACTTTATCATTACCGTTACTGTGAAACAAGCATTGTAAATACAAAACACGCTAAAAACGAATACGATTATATTACAGCCCTTATCGACCTCTACAATTTTGTTATTCAACAAAATGATTTCCCCGATTATCAAAAAGCTTTATTCTTTACAAAGGTCTGTAAAAGAGTAATGAGATCATATTATAGGCACTCTGATTTATTTGAATTAGAAATTAATCAACAATATGATAATAAAATAAAAAGGCTATTGTCTGAATTGCTTAATGTAAAGGAATACAATCATTCTTCTTTTAAGTATTATGAAAGAATATTAAATCTTAAATTTGTTTATGTTAAACTTTTTCATGGCAAAATAAGATTAAAAACATTTACTTACTAA
- a CDS encoding replication-associated recombination protein A, with product MINKAFQPLAERMRPSSLANYFGQKHLIGSGAVLRQMIDKGQIPSIIFWGPPGVGKTTLAEIIAHAVNVPFYTLSAINSGVKDVREVINSITQQDNSIFAGQGRAILFIDEIHRFSKSQQDSLLSAVERGIITLIGATTENPSFEVIRPLLSRCQVFTLNPLTDEDIKSLIKHAITTDEILNKKNITIEEWEALIRFAGGDARRALNIIDMIVSSEVENTIFITNELVRNRVQENPSAFDKGGEMHYDIASAFIKSIRGSDPDAALYWLARLIDGGEEPSFIARRLVISATEDIGLANPNALLIANACADALDRLGWPEGRIPLAQATVYLATSEKSNSTYLAIGRALEAVKQIGSLPVPMHLRNAPTDLMKDMGYGSGYKYAHDYPGHFVKQQYLPDRLIDEKFWAPDLSSTTERKIAERMIKIRESDN from the coding sequence ATGATTAATAAAGCATTTCAACCCCTGGCAGAGCGAATGAGACCCTCATCACTTGCTAATTACTTTGGTCAAAAGCATTTGATCGGTTCAGGAGCAGTATTACGCCAAATGATTGACAAAGGGCAAATACCTTCTATTATATTTTGGGGACCTCCCGGTGTAGGAAAAACGACTCTTGCGGAAATTATTGCTCATGCCGTAAATGTCCCTTTTTACACATTAAGTGCCATTAATTCAGGAGTCAAAGACGTAAGGGAGGTAATCAACTCAATTACACAACAAGACAATTCCATTTTTGCAGGACAAGGGAGAGCTATTTTATTCATTGATGAGATACACCGTTTCAGTAAAAGTCAGCAGGATTCTTTATTATCTGCAGTAGAAAGAGGTATTATCACGCTGATAGGTGCCACTACTGAAAATCCGAGTTTTGAGGTAATAAGACCTCTTCTTTCAAGATGTCAGGTCTTCACCCTCAACCCGCTTACGGATGAAGACATCAAATCACTTATCAAACATGCCATCACTACAGATGAGATACTTAATAAAAAAAATATAACCATAGAAGAATGGGAAGCTTTGATACGCTTTGCTGGAGGTGATGCACGCCGAGCGCTCAATATTATAGATATGATAGTAAGTTCTGAAGTTGAAAATACTATTTTTATAACAAATGAGTTAGTTCGAAACCGTGTCCAAGAAAATCCATCTGCTTTCGACAAAGGCGGAGAAATGCATTATGATATCGCTTCAGCTTTTATAAAAAGCATACGAGGGAGTGATCCTGATGCTGCTTTATATTGGTTGGCAAGATTGATCGACGGTGGAGAAGAACCTTCATTTATCGCTCGCAGGTTAGTGATTTCAGCAACTGAAGATATTGGACTTGCTAATCCGAATGCTTTATTAATAGCCAATGCTTGTGCTGATGCCTTAGATCGATTAGGTTGGCCGGAAGGTCGTATCCCTCTGGCACAAGCCACGGTTTATCTTGCTACCAGCGAAAAAAGCAATTCCACATATTTAGCTATAGGAAGAGCTCTCGAAGCAGTAAAGCAAATAGGGAGTCTTCCTGTACCAATGCATCTGCGTAATGCTCCTACTGACCTAATGAAAGATATGGGTTATGGAAGTGGTTATAAGTACGCTCATGATTACCCCGGGCATTTTGTAAAACAACAATATCTACCTGATCGACTAATAGATGAAAAATTTTGGGCTCCCGACTTATCATCCACAACAGAAAGGAAGATAGCTGAAAGGATGATTAAAATAAGGGAATCCGATAATTAA
- the serC gene encoding 3-phosphoserine/phosphohydroxythreonine transaminase, with protein sequence MKKHNFSAGPSILHDEVIKNAADAVMNFAGTGLSLLEVSHRGKEFTAVMEEARKLFKELIDAPDGYEVLFLGGGASLQFYMAPLNLLQKKAAYINTGTWATNAIKQAKYVGDVEVLASSEDKNFSYIPKGFFIPEDVDYFHYTSNNTIYGTEIRKDFDTNVRLVADMSSDIFTRPVDVSKYDLIYGGAQKNIAPAGATFVLVRKDALGHVDRPLPAMLDYNIHIKKDSMYNTPPVFPIYVALQTLKWYKELGGVKVLEKMNIEKAGLLYDEIDRNRLFKGTVAVEDRSLMNICFVMNDEYKELEPEFATFAAERGMVGIKGHRSVGGFRASLYNAMPKSSVEALVQAMKDFENKH encoded by the coding sequence ATGAAGAAGCACAATTTCTCAGCGGGACCATCAATCTTACATGATGAAGTAATTAAGAATGCAGCCGATGCTGTAATGAATTTTGCAGGTACAGGTCTTTCATTATTGGAAGTATCTCACCGTGGCAAAGAATTTACTGCAGTGATGGAGGAGGCTCGTAAGTTATTCAAAGAACTTATCGATGCTCCTGATGGCTACGAAGTACTGTTCCTCGGAGGCGGTGCAAGTTTGCAGTTTTATATGGCGCCTTTGAACCTACTGCAAAAGAAGGCTGCCTATATTAATACAGGAACATGGGCAACCAATGCTATCAAGCAAGCTAAATATGTAGGAGATGTTGAAGTATTAGCATCTTCCGAAGACAAAAATTTCTCATACATCCCCAAGGGTTTTTTTATCCCTGAAGATGTAGACTATTTCCACTACACCAGTAATAACACAATCTACGGAACAGAGATTCGCAAAGACTTTGATACTAATGTAAGGTTAGTGGCAGATATGTCTTCAGATATTTTCACTCGCCCTGTAGATGTATCCAAATATGATCTGATTTATGGTGGAGCTCAAAAAAACATCGCTCCTGCAGGTGCTACTTTCGTACTTGTAAGAAAAGATGCCTTGGGTCATGTAGATCGTCCATTACCTGCTATGCTGGATTATAATATCCACATCAAAAAGGATTCTATGTACAATACACCTCCCGTATTTCCAATATATGTAGCGCTACAGACACTGAAGTGGTACAAAGAATTGGGCGGAGTAAAAGTGCTTGAAAAAATGAACATTGAGAAAGCCGGTTTATTGTATGATGAAATTGATCGTAATAGATTGTTCAAAGGCACAGTAGCGGTAGAAGATAGATCTCTCATGAATATATGCTTTGTAATGAATGACGAGTACAAAGAACTCGAACCTGAATTCGCTACATTTGCTGCAGAGCGTGGTATGGTAGGCATCAAGGGTCACAGATCTGTTGGAGGATTCCGTGCTTCCCTTTACAATGCAATGCCCAAATCAAGTGTAGAAGCATTGGTACAGGCAATGAAAGACTTCGAAAATAAGCATTAA